One Nitrososphaerota archaeon DNA segment encodes these proteins:
- a CDS encoding 50S ribosomal protein L24e, with protein MPTKHQCSFCGKEFLHGEGLLYVRKDGIIHWFCSRKCRIFMLEHKKDPRKLKWTKYYGKTARR; from the coding sequence GTGCCGACTAAGCATCAATGTTCTTTTTGTGGAAAAGAATTTCTTCATGGAGAAGGATTGTTATATGTTAGAAAAGACGGTATTATTCATTGGTTTTGTTCAAGAAAATGTAGAATTTTTATGCTTGAACATAAAAAAGATCCTAGAAAACTAAAATGGACAAAATATTATGGTAAAACTGCTAGAAGATAA